GGCGCCGTCGAGACGCAGCATGCCCGCGTAGTGGCGGTGCAGCGACGCCATGATCGCCAGCGGGTGGCGGTCGCCGGCGCCCATCATCCGGTGCAGCTGGGCCAGGGCCGCCGCCGTGTCGCCCTTGTCGACGGCGTCGGTGAGGGCCCAGGGGGCGACGCCCCCGGCCTCGCCGAGGAACGGCTGGAGCTCGGCCTCGCCGACCCGCGCCCCCACGCCGTAGGCGGCGGCCAGCCCGTCGAGCAGCGTGGTCAGGCGGCCGACGTCCTCCCCGAGGTGGCGGCCCAGGGCGGCGGCGGCCCGGGCGTCGAGCTTGACGGGGGCAGACTTGAGCCGGGCGGCCAACCACTGGTCGCGGGCCTTGCCCGTCCCGGCGCCGGCGTCGACCACCTTGCCGACCTTGCGGACGGCGTTGACCAGCTTGGCGCTCACCTGGCCGCCCCCGCCCGTGAGCACCAGGGCCGTCGTCGGCAGGGGGTCGGCCAGCCACGCCAGCATCGGCGCCAGCTCCTCGGTGACGAAGCGCCCCACCTCGCGGGCCACCACCACCCGGCGCTCGGCCAGGAACGGCGGGGTCGAGCAGGCGTCGGCGATGGCCGCCGGC
The Acidimicrobiales bacterium DNA segment above includes these coding regions:
- the holA gene encoding DNA polymerase III subunit delta; translation: MTPAGGTALHAWLVKGDDPVLVGEEVRRLVGELSGGDPMAVEELAGDEATPAAIADACSTPPFLAERRVVVAREVGRFVTEELAPMLAWLADPLPTTALVLTGGGGQVSAKLVNAVRKVGKVVDAGAGTGKARDQWLAARLKSAPVKLDARAAAALGRHLGEDVGRLTTLLDGLAAAYGVGARVGEAELQPFLGEAGGVAPWALTDAVDKGDTAAALAQLHRMMGAGDRHPLAIMASLHRHYAGMLRLDGAGVADEGTAAALLGTAPFPARKALDQARRLGPNGVARAITLLAGADLDLRGATALPGSVVMEVLVARLSRLRSAR